One Carassius carassius chromosome 20, fCarCar2.1, whole genome shotgun sequence DNA segment encodes these proteins:
- the ackr4a gene encoding atypical chemokine receptor 4 yields MSHSKQTLFSQEEQTETLYSAFRQNPESFKNLRRRMETSEEHFYDYLEYENNSSNFSYDDYQTICEKGDVRSFMRIFLPAVFVLSLVIGLAGNALVVAVYAYCKQLKTMTDTFILHLAVADLLLLLTLPFWAADAIHGWELGVTVCKLVSALYTINFTCSMMLLAHISMDQYLALTPGARSTGITRAFQKKHCKKLCLVVWTMAFFLGIPDLVFSTVRELPHKKSCIAMYPSDMALKAKASLEVVEVIIGFLLPLLVMLFCYTCVGRALLKLPQERRWRKWRSIRVLLVMVGVFVVTQLPYNVVKFCRAMDIIYTFVTHCGVSKELDRATQVTESLALTHCCLNPVLYTFIGSSFRQHVLKCAKAFGDRGRRMAHVREQQEVDISLNSHSQSQETSTFSI; encoded by the exons ATGAGTCACAGTAAACAGACTCTGTTCTCACAAGAAGAGCAGACAGAAACACTCTACTCTGCCTTCAGGCAAAACCCTGAGTCTTTCAAG aacTTAAGAAGAAGAATGGAGACCTCAGAGGAACACTTTTATGACTACCTTGAGTACGAAAACAACAGCTCCAACTTCAGCTACGATGACTATCAAACCATCTGTGAGAAGGGTGACGTGCGCTCCTTCATGAGGATCTTCCTCCCAGCTGTTTTTGTGTTATCTCTAGTGATCGGTTTAGCAGGCAACGCTCTAGTTGTGGCTGTGTATGCATACTGCAAGCAACTGAAAACGATGACTGACACATTTATACTGCACCTGGCTGTGGCAGACCTGTTGCTGCTCCTAACCTTACCCTTCTGGGCTGCCGATGCCATCCACGGCTGGGAACTCGGGGTCACCGTCTGTAAACTCGTATCTGCCCTCTACACCATTAATTTCACCTGTAGCATGATGCTGCTGGCCCACATCAGCATGGATCAGTACTTGGCTTTGACACCAGGAGCCAGAAGCACAGGCATTACGCGTGCTTTTCAAAAGAAGCATTGTAAAAAACTCTGTTTGGTGGTCTGGACCATGGCGTTTTTTCTCGGCATCCCTGATTTGGTGTTTTCAACAGTCAGAGAGCTTCCTCATAAAAAAAGCTGCATCGCAATGTATCCATCGGACATGGCTCTCAAGGCTAAAGCTAGTTTGGAAGTGGTGGAGGTCATAATAGGCTTCTTGCTACCTTTATTAGTTATGTTGTTCTGCTACACCTGCGTAGGCCGAGCCCTACTGAAGCTCCCTCAAGAGAGGAGATGGAGGAAGTGGAGGTCCATTCGTGTGCTGCTGGTGATGGTGGGAGTCTTTGTGGTCACACAGCTGCCCTACAACGTGGTCAAGTTCTGCCGGGCAATGGACATCATATACACCTTTGTGACTCACTGTGGGGTTAGTAAAGAGCTGGACAGAGCTACTCAGGTCACTGAGAGTCTGGCACTGACACACTGCTGTCTAAATCCTGTTCTGTACACTTTCATCGGTTCCTCCTTCAGACAGCATGTATTGAAGTGTGCCAAAGCCTTTGGAGACAGGGGTAGGAGGATGGCACATGTGAGAGAGCAACAAGAAGTGGATATCTCCTTGAATTCTCATTCACAGTCCCAAGAGACCAGCACTTTTTCCATCTGA